The following proteins are encoded in a genomic region of Oceanisphaera profunda:
- the csx16 gene encoding CRISPR-associated protein Csx16 translates to MITYFITRHPGALQWAKQKKLHYDVHVEHLLSLSLLNKGDTVVGTLPINLVYQINQKGVIYVHLSLEIPPALRGVELTAEQLDNCKATLERYEVIKK, encoded by the coding sequence ATGATTACCTATTTTATTACCCGTCATCCTGGTGCCTTGCAGTGGGCTAAACAAAAAAAGCTGCATTACGACGTGCATGTTGAGCATTTATTGTCGTTATCACTGCTTAACAAAGGTGATACCGTAGTTGGCACGCTGCCCATTAACTTGGTTTATCAAATCAACCAAAAAGGGGTGATTTACGTGCATTTATCTTTAGAAATACCGCCTGCGCTGCGTGGAGTAGAGCTAACGGCGGAGCAACTAGATAACTGTAAAGCCACCTTAGAAAGATATGAAGTAATAAAAAAATAA
- a CDS encoding SDR family NAD(P)-dependent oxidoreductase yields the protein MQTPQPKNQTVIVTGAAGGMGRACCQYFSQLGWQVLAIDRNQERLPALASATITTLNIDIADAKLISALHDKLATLPPVWGLVNLAGISQGDSIEQLTDEDWQRSFDVNVTPAYRLTQAVAPLMQKNGGGSIVNVSSPVGYIGARKPSYAASKAALHGLTVSCARNLGEHQIRVNLLLPGTTITEMTKDWSQERQDAIAQESLLKRLCTPQEIAEGIAFLLGEHSRYMSGSVLDMTCGSMWGH from the coding sequence ATGCAAACGCCACAACCTAAAAACCAAACCGTAATTGTTACCGGTGCCGCCGGTGGCATGGGCCGTGCCTGTTGTCAGTACTTTAGCCAGTTAGGCTGGCAGGTATTAGCCATAGACCGCAACCAAGAGCGCTTGCCTGCGTTAGCGTCTGCCACTATTACCACCTTAAATATCGACATTGCCGATGCAAAGCTGATTAGCGCGCTGCACGATAAGTTGGCCACACTGCCTCCGGTGTGGGGCTTGGTAAATTTGGCGGGCATTTCTCAAGGCGACAGTATAGAGCAGTTGACTGATGAAGATTGGCAGCGCTCATTTGATGTGAACGTGACGCCAGCTTATCGCCTCACTCAAGCCGTGGCCCCACTGATGCAAAAAAATGGCGGCGGCAGCATAGTGAACGTCAGCTCCCCCGTGGGTTACATCGGTGCGAGAAAACCCAGCTACGCTGCCAGTAAGGCTGCTCTGCATGGGTTAACCGTGAGCTGCGCACGCAACTTAGGCGAGCATCAAATACGCGTTAACCTACTCTTGCCCGGCACTACCATAACCGAAATGACCAAAGACTGGAGCCAAGAGCGCCAAGACGCCATCGCCCAAGAGAGCCTACTAAAGCGGCTATGTACCCCTCAAGAGATTGCCGAAGGCATCGCGTTTTTATTAGGCGAGCACAGCCGTTATATGTCGGGCAGTGTGTTAGATATGACCTGTGGCAGTATGTGGGGACACTAA
- a CDS encoding Gfo/Idh/MocA family oxidoreductase, whose protein sequence is MQVTTKPNTAKIQCAILGLGNQAFEHLQACIDHPDITIVAGIERDPSIWHKAEHAFPSLDLQCFSDLDALKASDLVIDAFILALPHHIYQGIWPSLMQWGKPLLKEKPLGRDYQEAKHFMQQSKAADCGLQTAIQRRQHPSYQFLARYLKEHKLTPTEVHAHLHLGKGQAVPSAEFDLGWRGDRSQAGGGALLDAGYHLIDLVQFLIGDFEVISSTMWHGSQADNGQDIEDRSWLTGCSSDTWLMIDTWVKGESNHKGGYLKSEKVILQTHQGVLSANREGVWLNEQQLFSSDREWQHAMRQQLADFAKSIITDNWHNDVIWDQLPAMRKIEEAYRLSSRY, encoded by the coding sequence ATGCAAGTAACTACCAAGCCAAACACCGCTAAAATTCAGTGCGCCATTCTCGGCCTCGGTAATCAAGCATTTGAACACCTGCAGGCCTGTATTGATCACCCCGATATTACGATTGTGGCGGGCATTGAAAGAGACCCCAGCATTTGGCATAAAGCCGAACACGCGTTTCCCAGTTTAGACCTGCAATGCTTTAGCGATCTTGATGCGCTTAAAGCCAGCGATTTGGTGATTGATGCCTTTATTTTGGCGTTACCACATCACATTTACCAAGGTATTTGGCCAAGCCTAATGCAGTGGGGCAAGCCGCTGCTAAAAGAAAAGCCGCTTGGGCGAGATTATCAAGAAGCCAAGCACTTTATGCAGCAATCCAAAGCTGCAGACTGTGGTTTGCAAACGGCAATTCAACGTCGCCAACATCCTAGCTATCAGTTTTTAGCCCGCTATTTAAAAGAGCACAAACTAACACCCACCGAAGTGCATGCTCATTTGCACTTAGGTAAAGGCCAAGCGGTACCCAGTGCTGAGTTTGATTTAGGCTGGCGCGGAGACCGCAGCCAAGCCGGTGGCGGTGCCTTGTTGGATGCGGGTTATCATTTAATCGATTTGGTGCAGTTTTTAATTGGTGATTTTGAAGTGATTTCATCTACCATGTGGCATGGCAGTCAAGCCGATAACGGTCAAGACATAGAAGACCGCAGCTGGCTAACGGGCTGTTCCAGTGACACTTGGTTGATGATTGATACTTGGGTAAAAGGCGAGAGTAATCATAAAGGCGGATATTTAAAATCCGAAAAAGTGATCTTACAAACCCACCAAGGCGTGTTGTCGGCCAACCGAGAAGGCGTATGGTTAAATGAACAACAACTGTTTAGTAGTGATCGCGAATGGCAACATGCCATGCGCCAACAACTGGCAGATTTTGCCAAAAGCATCATCACGGATAACTGGCACAACGACGTAATTTGGGATCAACTGCCCGCCATGCGCAAGATAGAAGAAGCCTACCGTCTTTCTTCACGTTATTAA
- the cas2 gene encoding CRISPR-associated endonuclease Cas2, giving the protein MQPYIACYDISCSRLRKRALTELLDISHSRQYSVFECNLTELQAQTLKDKLSSLLEPGDSFMLFKARSSPAIRLGAVYVDLLDIGYLG; this is encoded by the coding sequence ATGCAACCTTATATTGCTTGTTATGATATTAGTTGTTCGCGGTTACGTAAGCGTGCATTAACCGAATTGTTAGATATCAGCCACAGCCGTCAATATTCAGTATTTGAATGTAACTTGACGGAACTTCAGGCCCAAACACTTAAAGACAAACTATCGTCATTATTAGAACCTGGCGATAGCTTTATGTTGTTCAAGGCTAGATCTTCGCCCGCCATTAGGCTAGGTGCTGTTTATGTTGATTTACTAGATATCGGCTACTTGGGGTAA